In the genome of Methylomagnum ishizawai, the window CAGATGATCGAATTCGCCTGCCGCTACGACAAGCCGGTGCGGATCGGGGTGAACTGGGGCAGCCTGGATCAATCGGTCTTGGCGCGGCTGTTGGACAAGAATGCCCAACGCGCCGACCCGGAACCCTTGGAAGCCGTGATGAAGGAGGCGGTGATCGCCTCCGCGTTGGAGAGCGCCGCCAAGGCCGAAGAACAGGGTTTGCCGCGCAGCCGCATCGTGGTGTCCTGCAAGCTGAGTCGGGTGCAGGATTTGATCGCGGTCTACCAGAGCCTTTCCGCCCGTTGCGACTATGCCCTGCATCTGGGCTTGACCGAGGCCGGCATGGGCACCAAGGGCATCGTGGCCTCGACCGCCGCGCTGGGCGTGCTGCTACAACAAGGCATCGGCGACACCATCCGCGTCTCGCTCACCCCGGAACCCCAAGACAACGACCGCACCCGCGAAGTCATCGTGGCCCAGGAAATCCTGCAAACCATGGGGCTGCGCTCGTTCACGCCGATGGTCACGGCCTGCCCCGGTTGCGGGCGCACCACCAGCACTTATTTCCAGCAATTGGCCCAGGACATCCAGAGCTATCTGCGCCACCAGATGCCGGTGTGGAAGAAGCAATATCCCGGCGTCGCCGAGATGCAGGTGGCGGTGATGGGCTGCGTGGTGAACGGCCCTGGGGAGAGCAAGCATTCCCATATCGGCATCAGTCTGCCCGGCACCGGCGAAGACCCGGTGGCTCCGGTGTACGAGGATGGCGTCAAGACCGTGACCTTGAAGGGCGAGCGTATCGCGGAGGAATTCCAGGCGCTGGTTGAAAGGTATGTCGAGAGCCATTACGGCTCCGGGGCGCAGGCCCAGTAAATAAAAATCTGATCGGCCCGGCGGCGCTATGCCGTGCGGGCCGATGATCCCGCTTCCAGCGTCTCCAACCGCGCCAACTCCCCCTCCCCGAACCCCGCCGCGAGCCGTGCTTCCCGGTTGAACGGCCCCCGCACCCCGCCCTTGATGTGGGTCCGCACCAAGTCGAAATAAGCCGCCTCCGGCTCCAAACCCCGCGCCGCGCAGACTTCCCGGAACCAGCGGGTGCCGCAAGCCACATGGCCGATTTCCTCGCGCAGGATCATGTCGAGGATGACGACGCTTTGCGTGTCGCCGAGTTGCTGCAATTTCACGATCATGCCGGGCGAGACATCCAAGCCCCGCGCTTCCATGAAACGCGGCACCAGGGCTAGCCGCGCCAGCACATCGTCGGCGGTGGTTTCCGCCAAATCCCACAAACCCCGGTGCGCCGGGCAATCGCCATAAGTCCCGCCGAAATCCCCGAGCCGCTGGTCCAGGGCGCGGAAATGCTTGGCTTCCTCGATGGCGACCCGCAGCCAATCCAGGCGGAATGCGTCGGGCATGTCGCGGAAGCGGTAGCCGATATCGAAGGCCAGATGGATGGCGGTGAATTCGATATGGGCCAGGGCATGCAGGAAGGCGATGCGCCCGGCGGCGGTATGCAAACCCCGCCGCGGCAAATCGCGGGGATCGACCAGACGGGGCCGCTCGGGAAACCGGACCGCGGTGGCCGGGCGGGGTGGTTCCGGTGCGGCGAAGTCCAGATGGCCGGATGCGAGCGCCGCCGCCGCCCGGTCGGTGGCGGCGAGCTTGGCGGCGATGGATGGGGAATACAGGCAGGCTTCCGCCAGGGCGTGGAAGGATTCAGTCGGCATAATGGGCGCTGGCCTGGATGACTTTCAGGTCCGGGCCGAAGCGCAGCACTTCGATCACCAGACGCCCGCCCGCCCCGCGATAATGCAGGGCGAGGCTGTCCACGCCGACCAAGGTGGCGATAGGCTCGAAATGCAGGTCGGGAATCAGCGCCAGCGCCTTGGCCCAGTACGCGCCCACCGCCGCCTGGCCGCGCAGCATGCCGGAAGCTTCGCCGGCCAGCTTTTGAATCATGGGCGAAGTCATCTCGAAGTCGTCGGCGTAGTGCGCCAGGATGCGCGGCAGGTCGTGGCTGTTCCAGGCCGCCAGCCATTCGGCGGCGAAGTCTCGGGCGAAATCGGGGTCCATGGTTGGGGTCTCGGGAGGGGAAAAGAGGCATTCAGCCGGAAAACGGCCCGACATTCAAGACGCGGCGGATTTCGTCGGTCTTGAAGCCCAAGGCCATGGGACGCCGCGCGCCGGGCAGCGCCACCACGTCGTACAACTCCTCGACCAGGCCATCCAGTCGTAACCAATGCACCAGATCGCCACTCCTGAGGTCGATCACCTGCACTCCGCAGCGTGGTTCCACATCGCGCCCCTGCAAGCGTCCGTCCAATGCCAACCCGGCGAAGGTTTTGTTATGGCGCGGCTTGGACAGGCCGACCAAGGCGTAAGCCCCATGGAAACTCAAGCCGCGCAGATAGCCGGGACAGAAACACACCGGTTCGAACCGCCCGGCGGCGGCATCGACATAGCCGAATTCGCCGGTCCCGGAATTCAGCAGCCACAGCCTGCCGTCATGCCAGCGCGGCGAATGCGGCATGGACAGCCCGGACAGCACGGTTTCGCCGCTGCCGACCTCGACCACCACCCCGCCATCGCGGCGGCGGTCGCGCCAACCGTCGGCGGCATCGCTGCGGCTGATGGCGGTGACGAAGGCGGGGAGCCCGTCGCGCATCGCTAAGCCGTTGAGATGACAGCGGTCCTCGGCGGCGAGTTTGCTGATGAAGGGCGGCTTCCAGACCGGCACGAAGCTATGGCTTTCGCTCAGGGTCGCGAGGCAACTGAACAAGGTGTTGACGAAGATCAAGCGCCCGTCGCGGTCCACCCCGAGGTCGTGGGCATCGACATCGCCCGTGGTATAGCCGACCTGGGGCAGATAAAGCCGGTCGTAGCCGTCCTGGGTCTGGCCGGGTTCCAGCAGGTTCTCGAAGCGCCAGATTTGATAGAGGCTGCCGAGGTAGAGGCTATCGCCCTGGGCGCACAGGCCCATGCTGCGGTTGAAGCTGCGCTCGAACAGGGACAGGCCGCCATCGGGTTTCAGCCCTACGAAGAACAGCTTGCCGATTTGGTAGGTGGTGAAGGCGAAGCTGATCCCGGTTTCCGCCATCCAGGCGGTGAGTTGGCGGGAAGCGCTGATTTCCAGGGTGGGGGCGGGTTGTTGGGATTCCATGCGTCGGGTCCGGTGGGGATGGCTAGAGTAAATCGGCGTTGACCCACACCTGGGCCGGGCCGTTCGCGAAGCTGTGGTAGGCGGTGCCGAGCAGGGTCACGCTGCCGCCCTCGACCCAGCCGCCGTCGCTGAAATGGAGGGTGTCGCCCGCCGCGCCGTCGATGCGGAGGATGCCGCTTGCGGGGGCGAGGTCCAGCACGGCCTGCCGGTCCAGGTTCAAGCGATTGTCCGCCGCGTCGCCGAGGTCGATGGCGTCGAGCCGGACCAAGCCGTATTCGGCGATGGCCGCGCCCAGGTCCAGGTTCAGGCCGTGGCCGTTGAAGATCAAGGTATCCGAACCCGCCGCCTCGGCTTGCAGCGGGACGGTGCCGGGGCGGTCGCCCCCCGGCAGCAATAGATATTCGACATTGGGCGGCAGGGTATAGGGCACGGTGCTGACCGCCATATCGTCGCCACCGCCGGGCGCTTCGTCGATTTGGTCGCGGGGATTGTCCACCTTGTAGAGATCGTTGCCGTCGCCGCCCGCCATGGTGTCGATGCCCGCGCCGCCGTCCATCAGGTCGCTATCGGCCCCGCCATACAGCGCGTCGCGTCCGCCGCCGCCGTGGAGTTCGTTCCAGCCATCCCCGCCGTACAGTGTGTCGTTGCCGCTCCCGCCGTACAGGAAATCGCCGCCCGCCTCGCCATATAAAGTGTCCGAACCGCTGCCGCCAAGCAGGGTATCGTCGCCGTCCCCGCCCCACAGCGCGTTGTCGCCCGCGTTGCCGGTCAGGCGGTTGTCCAGGGTGTTGCCATGACCCGCGAGCGTGCCATTGCCCAAGAGCGCCAGGCGTTCGACCTCCGGGGCCAGGGTGTAATCGATCCAGCTTTGCACGGTGTCCAGCCCATCGCCGGGGTTTTCCAGCACCGTGTCCCCAGGGTCGTCCACGACATAGCTGTCGTTGCCCACGCCGCCCAGCATCAGGTCTGCGCCGGTGCCGCCGTCGAGGCGGTCGTTGCCCCGGTCGCCGATCAAGCGGTCGTTGCCGCCGCCGCCATCCAGGGTGTCGTTGCCACCCAGTCCTTCCAGATAATCGCCTTGGCCGGTGCCGGTCAGCAGGTTGGCGGCATTGTCCAGGGCGGTGCCGGGAGTGTCGTCGCCGACCAATAAGTGGCTGCCGTCGGCGAAGCCGAAATGGGCGGAAGCGAGATTCGCTGCTTGGGTTCGGGCCAGCACGATGGTTTTGTCCGGGCCGGACAGCCACAGGTCGCGGCCCGCTTGTCCGAGGGCCACCGCCGCCGCGCCCCAGGCCGGGTCGCCGAACCACAGCGTATCCTGGGCCGGGGCGAAAGCGAGGGTTTGCTGGTCGGCCAATGCGCCGAAATCGTAGGTTGCCATGGGTGTATCGCGGGTGGGTAGCGGAAGCCGGGATGGGTGTCCGGGGGATGGGGCGATTATAAACCGGGAAGGGCGGTGGTTGGGGGGAGGCTTCCCGACAAGCGGTGGGGATGGGCGCGATACCGCCGTCGGGATGGGGTTGTGGTGTGTGCCGCCGCTACACGGCGGTCAGGGCTGCATCCAACAGGACATGGGCCGCGCCATTGTCGAAGACATGGTAAGTGGTGCCGACCAGGGTGACATTGGCCTTTTGGACCCAGCCGGTATCCGAAAAGTGGTAATGATCCCCGGCGTTACCGTCCACTTGCAAGGTGTTGCCGGTGTCGCTGAGATTCAGCATGTCGCGCTTGAGGAAGGTCAGGGTGTTGTTGCCGTTGCCGGTGAGGTCGATCTTTTCGATGTCGAAAAGCTGGTTGCGGAAGTTCGCCAAATCCAGGTTTTGACCGCCGCCGGTCAGCATCAGGGTGTCGGTGCCGCTGCCGCCGTCGGCTTTTTGGAAACCCAGGTCGTTGACCTTGATGAGATCGTTGCCTTGGCCCCCGTAGGACACATCCTTGCCGCCGCCGCCGGTCAGGGTGTCGTTGCCTTGGCCCGCGACGAAGCGCTCGGCAGCGCGGGTGCCGTTGAGGGTGTCGGCGCTGGCGCTGCCCAACTGGGTGACGGCCCCGGTGAAGTTGCCGCCGTAGATGACGCTGCTGGAGCCGCTGACGATAAGGTCGGCGAAGCCATCGCCATTGACATCGCCCGCCGCGCTGACCGATGCGCCCGAAGAAGCATACGCCGCCGCGCCGTCCAACCGGAAGCCGTTGCTGCCGTCGAGCGTGGACAGGTCCACGCTGGCCGCGAACCCCGACGCCTTACCGAACACCACATAGCTGGAACCGGCTAAGTAAGGCCCGGGCGGGCTGGCTGCCCAAGCTCCGATGATGAGGTCGGCATAGCCATCGCCGTTGACATCGCCCGCCGCGCTGACCGAAAAGCCCGATTCGTCGTTCACATCACCGTTCCCGTCCAGCCGGAAGCCGTTGCCGCCGTTGAGCGTGGACAGGTCCATGTTGGCCCCGAACCCCGATGCCTTGCCGAATACCACGTAGCTGGAATCGGTTCCAGGTGCTCCGATGATGAGGTCGGCGAAGCCATCGCCATTGATATCGCCCGCCGCGCTGACCGAAAACCCCGACCAGTCGAGTGCCGCTACGCCGTCCAACCGGAAGCCGTTGCTGCCGTTGAGCGTGGACAGGTCCAGGCTGGCCGTGAACCCCGCCGCCTTGCCGAACACCACGTAGCTGGAACCCGAAACAATCCCGTGCGGGCTGGCTGCCCAAGCCCCGATGATGAGGTCGGCATAGCCATCGCCGTTGACATCGCCCGCCGTGTTGACTGAAAAACCCGATTGCTCAACCTTCGACGTGCCGTCCAATCGGAAACCATTGGTTCCGTCGAGCGTGGACAGGTCCATGTTGGCCGCGAACCCCGACGCCTTGCCGAACACCACGTAGCTGGAACCCGAGTAAGTTCCGATCCCGCGCAGGCCGTAAGACGTCCCGATGATGAGGTCGGCATAACCATCGCCATTGACGTCGCCCGCCGCGCTGACCGAAATGCCCGAAAAGTCATACGCGGTCGCGCCGTCCAATCGGAAACCATTGGTTCCGTCGAGCGTGGACAGGTCCATGTTGGCCGTGAATCCCGACGCCTTGCCGAATACCACGTAGCTGGAGCCCGAATCAATCCCGTGCGGTTCGGATGAAGGTGCCCCGACGATGAGGTCGGCATAGCCATCGCCATTGACATCGCCCGCCGCGCTGACCAAAGTCGCAGTGCCCGACGTGACATGTGTGGTCGCCATGCCGTCGAGCCGGAGGCCGTTGCTGCCGCCGAGCGTGGACAGGTCCAGGCTGGCCCCGAATCCCGATGCCTTGCCGAATACCACGAAGCTGGAGCTGGAGCCAGGATATCCGGCATTTAGCTGGTAAGGCCCGATAATCAGGTCGGCGTAGCCATCGTTATTGACATCGCCCGCCCCGCTGACCGAAGTGGTCGGCGCGGCATACGCTCCGATGTTCAGATGGAATCCATTCGTCCCATTCAAACTGGAAAGCGGCACTACGCCATCGATATTCGCCGCGATGCTTCGATCCACCCACAGCGTGGCCCCGTCCTGGGTATAAACGTGATAGGTATGGCCCTTGGCGACGGCATCCGCTCCCTGTGTCCAACCGCCGCCCGCGTTGACCACGCTTTTGCCGTTGCCATCCACCACTAGCTTGTCGGTCGTGCCGGACAGCCCCAGCACACTGGCCGGGGTCAGGCCCAATAGGTTCGCGCCGTTGAGGTTGATGGCTTCCAGGTTCTTGAGCCGTGCCCCCAGCGCGGTGAGGTCGAGCGTCAGATTGGAGCCGGATAGCTTCAGCGTGTCGGTGCCCGCGCCGCCATCCAAGCCTTGGAAAGCCAGGCTGGGCACCACCAAGGTATCGTCGCCCGCCCCGCCCAGAAGGCTATCCGCGCCACCGTTGCCGTTGAGGATGTTATTGCCGCTGTCGCCGGTCAGCGTATCGGCAAAGATACCGCCGCTCAGGTTCTCGAAATTCCTCACCGTATCCGAACCGGAACCCCTGGTCGCCTGGGCCGTGGTCACGGCCAAGCTCACCTTCACCCCGGCTCCAGCGTACAGATACGACAGCGTGTCGTTGCCCGCACCGCCATCGAGGACGTTATTGCCCGCATTGGCATAGATATTGTTGGCTAAGCCATTGCCAGTGCCATTGAGAGTGCCGACCCCCATCAGCCGTAGATTCTCGACGTTGGCCGGCAAGGTATAGCTGATATAGGACTTGACGGTATCGATCTGGGAGGGTTGGGGGTTGGTCTCGATTACTTTATCCCCGGTGTTATCTACCACATA includes:
- the ispG gene encoding flavodoxin-dependent (E)-4-hydroxy-3-methylbut-2-enyl-diphosphate synthase, with translation MIVRKNTVGVRIGDVQIGGGAPIVVQSMTNTDTADIDGTVAQVVDLARTGSELVRVTVNNEEAAAAVPHIRERLDRQGCKVPLIGDFHFNGHKLLEKYPACAEALAKYRINPGNVGRGAKRDPQFAQMIEFACRYDKPVRIGVNWGSLDQSVLARLLDKNAQRADPEPLEAVMKEAVIASALESAAKAEEQGLPRSRIVVSCKLSRVQDLIAVYQSLSARCDYALHLGLTEAGMGTKGIVASTAALGVLLQQGIGDTIRVSLTPEPQDNDRTREVIVAQEILQTMGLRSFTPMVTACPGCGRTTSTYFQQLAQDIQSYLRHQMPVWKKQYPGVAEMQVAVMGCVVNGPGESKHSHIGISLPGTGEDPVAPVYEDGVKTVTLKGERIAEEFQALVERYVESHYGSGAQAQ
- a CDS encoding ferritin-like domain-containing protein; protein product: MPTESFHALAEACLYSPSIAAKLAATDRAAAALASGHLDFAAPEPPRPATAVRFPERPRLVDPRDLPRRGLHTAAGRIAFLHALAHIEFTAIHLAFDIGYRFRDMPDAFRLDWLRVAIEEAKHFRALDQRLGDFGGTYGDCPAHRGLWDLAETTADDVLARLALVPRFMEARGLDVSPGMIVKLQQLGDTQSVVILDMILREEIGHVACGTRWFREVCAARGLEPEAAYFDLVRTHIKGGVRGPFNREARLAAGFGEGELARLETLEAGSSARTA
- a CDS encoding nuclear transport factor 2 family protein, which translates into the protein MDPDFARDFAAEWLAAWNSHDLPRILAHYADDFEMTSPMIQKLAGEASGMLRGQAAVGAYWAKALALIPDLHFEPIATLVGVDSLALHYRGAGGRLVIEVLRFGPDLKVIQASAHYAD
- a CDS encoding TIGR03032 family protein, coding for MESQQPAPTLEISASRQLTAWMAETGISFAFTTYQIGKLFFVGLKPDGGLSLFERSFNRSMGLCAQGDSLYLGSLYQIWRFENLLEPGQTQDGYDRLYLPQVGYTTGDVDAHDLGVDRDGRLIFVNTLFSCLATLSESHSFVPVWKPPFISKLAAEDRCHLNGLAMRDGLPAFVTAISRSDAADGWRDRRRDGGVVVEVGSGETVLSGLSMPHSPRWHDGRLWLLNSGTGEFGYVDAAAGRFEPVCFCPGYLRGLSFHGAYALVGLSKPRHNKTFAGLALDGRLQGRDVEPRCGVQVIDLRSGDLVHWLRLDGLVEELYDVVALPGARRPMALGFKTDEIRRVLNVGPFSG
- a CDS encoding calcium-binding protein, translating into MATYDFGALADQQTLAFAPAQDTLWFGDPAWGAAAVALGQAGRDLWLSGPDKTIVLARTQAANLASAHFGFADGSHLLVGDDTPGTALDNAANLLTGTGQGDYLEGLGGNDTLDGGGGNDRLIGDRGNDRLDGGTGADLMLGGVGNDSYVVDDPGDTVLENPGDGLDTVQSWIDYTLAPEVERLALLGNGTLAGHGNTLDNRLTGNAGDNALWGGDGDDTLLGGSGSDTLYGEAGGDFLYGGSGNDTLYGGDGWNELHGGGGRDALYGGADSDLMDGGAGIDTMAGGDGNDLYKVDNPRDQIDEAPGGGDDMAVSTVPYTLPPNVEYLLLPGGDRPGTVPLQAEAAGSDTLIFNGHGLNLDLGAAIAEYGLVRLDAIDLGDAADNRLNLDRQAVLDLAPASGILRIDGAAGDTLHFSDGGWVEGGSVTLLGTAYHSFANGPAQVWVNADLL
- a CDS encoding beta strand repeat-containing protein; translation: MALYKFSTLANNQTLAFKPGMDILNFDNTALLAASGVFAQHGADLWITYANKTIKLVGMALGQVSSTHFSFANSGKVLVGDDMPTIANDAAANTLIGTARSDYLDGRGGADTMTGGDGSDLYVVDNTGDKVIETNPQPSQIDTVKSYISYTLPANVENLRLMGVGTLNGTGNGLANNIYANAGNNVLDGGAGNDTLSYLYAGAGVKVSLAVTTAQATRGSGSDTVRNFENLSGGIFADTLTGDSGNNILNGNGGADSLLGGAGDDTLVVPSLAFQGLDGGAGTDTLKLSGSNLTLDLTALGARLKNLEAINLNGANLLGLTPASVLGLSGTTDKLVVDGNGKSVVNAGGGWTQGADAVAKGHTYHVYTQDGATLWVDRSIAANIDGVVPLSSLNGTNGFHLNIGAYAAPTTSVSGAGDVNNDGYADLIIGPYQLNAGYPGSSSSFVVFGKASGFGASLDLSTLGGSNGLRLDGMATTHVTSGTATLVSAAGDVNGDGYADLIVGAPSSEPHGIDSGSSYVVFGKASGFTANMDLSTLDGTNGFRLDGATAYDFSGISVSAAGDVNGDGYADLIIGTSYGLRGIGTYSGSSYVVFGKASGFAANMDLSTLDGTNGFRLDGTSKVEQSGFSVNTAGDVNGDGYADLIIGAWAASPHGIVSGSSYVVFGKAAGFTASLDLSTLNGSNGFRLDGVAALDWSGFSVSAAGDINGDGFADLIIGAPGTDSSYVVFGKASGFGANMDLSTLNGGNGFRLDGNGDVNDESGFSVSAAGDVNGDGYADLIIGAWAASPPGPYLAGSSYVVFGKASGFAASVDLSTLDGSNGFRLDGAAAYASSGASVSAAGDVNGDGFADLIVSGSSSVIYGGNFTGAVTQLGSASADTLNGTRAAERFVAGQGNDTLTGGGGKDVSYGGQGNDLIKVNDLGFQKADGGSGTDTLMLTGGGQNLDLANFRNQLFDIEKIDLTGNGNNTLTFLKRDMLNLSDTGNTLQVDGNAGDHYHFSDTGWVQKANVTLVGTTYHVFDNGAAHVLLDAALTAV